From the genome of Aspergillus fumigatus Af293 chromosome 1, whole genome shotgun sequence, one region includes:
- a CDS encoding tRNA (carboxymethyluridine(34)-5-O)-methyltransferase, with translation MASSSYPDSTPNLPEEEAYEEKNVHEVYQQIAEHFSSTRYKPWPIVEDFLKGLMPGSIGLDVGCGNGKYLSVNKEVFIVASDRSENLARIAVKHQPHSTIVADILNLPHPDSLFDFAISIAVVHHLSTPERRIRAIREILRTLKPASDKSSGGRVLLYVWALEQKTSRRGWDKGDKQDVMVPWVLKPKSANGSSDDEPRTFHRYYHLYEATELERDIERAGGRVLDSGYEKDNWWAIATRSEE, from the exons ATGGCATCGTCCTCTTATCCTGATTCTACGCCGAATCTGCCCGAAGAAGAGGCCTACGAAGAGAAAAACGTACATGAAGTGTATCAACAGATTGCAGAACACTTCTCCTCGACCCGTTACAAG CCATGGCCGATTGTGGAAGACTTCCTCAAAGGATTGATGCCGGGGTCCATTGGTCTTGATGTGGGGTGCGGCAATGGCAAGTACTTGTCCGTAAACAAAGAAGTTTTTATAGTCGCCTCGGATCG CTCCGAGAATCTCGCCCGGATCGCCGTCAAACACCAGCCGCATTCAACTATTGTAGCGGACATCCTGAATCTGCCACATCCAGATTCGTTATTTGACTTCGCTATCTCAATTGCTGTTGTACATCATCTGTCCACACCTGAACGGAGAATTCGGGCCATCCGCGAAATTCTCCGCACTTTGAAACCTGCCTCAGATAAATCGTCCGGAGGCAGAGTCCTGCTGTATGTTTGGGCCCTGGAACAAAAGACCAGCCGCAGGGGCTGGGACAAAGGCGACAAGCAGGACGTCATGGTTCCTTGGGTCCTGAAACCGAAGTCTGCCAATGGTAGCTCTGACGACGAGCCGAGGACTTTCCATCGGTACTATCACCTCTATGAGGCAACAGAACTGGAACGTGACATTGAAAGAGCGGGTGGCCGTGTTCTAGATTCGGGCTATGAAAAAGACAACTGGTGGGCAATTGCGACACGATCCGAAGAGTAG
- a CDS encoding Cupin domain protein, with product MAPRGPAKTRDYDYSNVGKAGRRTGVTLKEGKRDEHGMEEIDGIFSSPEKSPEAYGNNTTIGSDGMSMDEGNGLGPADFLGGTNGGRASFLPPPVARSPMKSGLSGSPRRTPGLRSSASPQRDILSSSPSDGKGLGSAKGETRRDVSPLTNRSINAPSLNHVNGLRNNKGINKTADTTVTVDFSDSDANSQMNGDENANAFEHMRNDYDDITDAGDDTLAEDQQDDSERVNRVDIGISSYTAAGSRKTERSRIAPKTKKLAQTEKTGSQDVTQKSETSEQGNVQKRKRPGRPPKSQKMNNDEDDTVGQRPSKKSKTASQTGQGLKSSGNPMLDKVVENYVNRTGPLKGRSLYILKREIPTDGSATHTRSGRVSVRPLAYWKNERCVYGDGEAAEGHRYPLSTIKEIIRTEELEPEKRKVSKRRSSKKSKSRKGRDDDSDNEDDDYVDPWEKEGGVLHGYVRKWDPDTQAGSIEEEVLDIAYAPSGIETRDVKDSTFRFAKLLSSPFIGSGIVELPPGGVKKPKNSKKMHMVFYVCHGRVQVDISGVQFSAGKGCVFQVPRGNYYSFANTHGKDARLFFTQGCVPVENDQSSPGSASKPAVSTEDESTIQKGRPSGTGKGRPKGKQKAGSGSKAS from the exons ATGGCTCCTCGCGGGCCTGCAAAAACTCGCGACTATGACTATTCTAACGTCGGTAAAGCTGGGAG ACGAACGGGAGTCACCTTAAAAGAAGGCAAGCGCGACGAGCATGGaatggaggagattgatgggATTTTCTCGTCTCCCGAAAAGTCACCCGAAGCATATGGCAACAACACAACGATTGGGTCCGATGGAATGTCCATGGATGAAG GCAACGGGCTGGGGCCCGCTGACTTCTTGGGTGGAACGAACGGAGGGCGCGCATCCTTCCTCCCGCCGCCGGTTGCGCGATCTCCTATGAAATCCGGCTTGAGTGGATCACCCCGGCGGACTCCCGGCTTGCGATCTTCTGCAAGCCCGCAACGTGACATTCTCTCTTCCAGTCCATCAGATGGTAAGGGACTTGGGAGTGCTAAGGGCGAAACACGGCGTGATGTATCCCCTCTTACCAACCGTTCCATCAATGCGCCCTCTCTAAACCATGTCAATGGCCTGCGGAATAATAAAGGAATCAACAAGACGGCAGACACCACGGTCACAGTTGACTTTTCAGACAGTGACGCTAATAGTCAAATGAACGGAGACGAAAATGCGAATGCATTTGAGCATATGCGAAACGATTATGACGACATTACCGACGCTGGCGACGACACTTTGGCGGAAGATCAACAGGATGATTCTGAGCGCGTTAATCGTGTCGACATTGGTATTTCGTCGTACACAGCCGCCGGTTCGCGCAAAACAGAGCGATCAAGAATCGCCCCAAAGACTAAAAAACTTGCACAAACTGAGAAAACTGGGTCCCAAGATGTCACTCAGAAAAGTGAGACGAGCGAGCAAGGAAATGTACAGAAACGAAAGCGCCCTGGGAGACCCCCAAAATCGCAAAAGATGaacaatgatgaagatgataccGTGGGACAACGACCTTCCAAGAAATCAAAGACTGCCAGTCAGACTGGGCAGGGGTTGAAGAGCTCTGGAAATCCAATGTTAGACAAAGTTGTGGAAAATTATGTCAATCGTACGGGACCTCTAAAGGGTCGGAGCCTATACATACTAAAGCGGGAAATACCCACTGATGGCAGCGCAACCCACACTCGTTCGGGGCGAGTGTCTGTTAGACCGCTTGCCTACTGGAAAAATGAGAGGTGCGTTTATGGAGACGGCGAGGCCGCCGAAGGCCATCGCTATCCGCTTTCGACTATCAAAGAGATCATCCGAACAGAGGAGCTGGAaccggagaagaggaaagtcAGTAAACGGCGGTCATCCAAGAAATCTAAGTCGCGGAAGGGTCGAGACGATGATTCGGAcaatgaagacgacgattACGTCGATCCATGGGAGAAAGAAGGCGGCGTCTTGCATGGTTATGTTAGGAAATGGGATCCAGATACCCAAGCCGGTTCTATCGAAGAGGAGGTCCTCG ATATCGCCTATGCTCCGTCCGGTATCGAGACGAGAGATGTCAAAGACTCTACCTTCCGCTTTGCTAAGCTGCTGAGCTCCCCATTCATCGGCTCTGGAATCGTCGAACTGCCGCCAGGGGGTGTCAAGAAACCCAAGAATTCAAAAAAGATGCACATGGTCTTCTACGTGTGTCACGGACGGGTCCAGGTAGATATATCTGGTGTGCAATTCAGCGCCGGAAAGGGCTGTGTATTTCAAGTGCCAAGAG GCAATTATTACAGTTTTGCGAACACGCATGGGAAGGATGCTCGACTCTTCTTTACGCAAGGCTGTGTTCCGGTGGAGAATGACCAGTCCAGCCCCGGATCAGCTTCCAAGCCAGCTGTCTCAACTGAAGACGAGTCAACAATTCAAAAGGGTCGTCCAAGCGGTACTGGTAAAGGCAGGCCAAAAGGCAAGCAAAAGGCAGGAAGTGGGTCTAAAGCTTCAtga
- the pex16 gene encoding peroxisomal membrane protein PEX16, translating to MNSDLKSHSPVSATLLQPSKWLTMYEDFVMKNASSVGQVESALRSLTYIIPGRYRDSEISSESVHSGVQLLSLYHDSLVSRVIARLPSTVPRPAPTPHSRYTKYWISHSALYHQVALTLQMVRYTELLWEMIARRRGEKVRWRVVVLIEIIKATCRLLLLRLTNSRPLVSPPLPEREVDPRSTEEEASDWNGMQTPVSERSADLSWTMPRTGLSLPSLPDANDISNFLISKVLTADDIKPPKSLLHRVSGQGQLAEVLHILRPVIYALALQRWRQDKRSWRPWLIGFAMEYGCRQLAKSDFRERVAGGLRGLTGLEREELRKRGWAMGWWLMRGAFYENITKSWLKGLTSKMKGKPLLDLVGSVIEDYEYLWENFYFSTATL from the exons ATGAATTCAGATTTGAAGAGTCATAGTCCGGTATCTGCAACATTATTGCAGCCGTCTAAATGGCTTACTATGTATGAAGATTTTGTGATGAAGAATGCCAGCTCCGTGGGTCAAGTCGAGTCTGCATTGAGATCTCTCACATATATTATTCCTG GGCGGTATCGAGATTCCGAAATATCATCAGAAT CAGTCCATTCTGGCGTTCAGCTCCTTTCGCTCTATCATGATAGCCTCGTCTCCCGGGTCATTGCGAGACTTCCTTCAACAGTTCCGCGGCCGGCTCCAACACCTCATTCTCGATATACAAAATATTGGATATCTCATTCGGCTCTTTATCATCAGGTGGCTCTTACGCTTCAGATGGTACGATACACTGAATTGCTCTGGGAGATGATCGCGCGACGTCGAGGTGAAAAAGTACGCTGGCGCGTCGTTGTTCTCATCGAGATCATCAAAGCGACATGTCGCTTGCTTCTACTGCGCCTCACAAATTCTAGGCCACTGGTCAGCCCACCGTTACCTGAGCGCGAGGTAGATCCTAGGTCtacggaggaagaagcaagtGATTGGAATGGGATGCAGACACCCGTCAGTGAGCGGTCCGCGGACTTGAGCTGGACTATGCCGCGCACTGGATTATCGCTTCCTTCTCTACCCGATGCCAACGACATTTCCAACTTCCTCATATCAAAAGTCTTAACAGCTGATGATATCAAGCCGCCGAAGTCGCTGTTGCACCGTGTCAGTGGTCAGGGCCAATTGGCAGAAGTGCTGCACATCCTGCGGCCGGTCATCTATGCACTAGCGCTACAAAGATGGCGGCAGGAcaagagaagctggaggcCCTGGTTGATCGGGTTTGCTATGGAGTATGGTTGTCGTCAGCTTGCCAAATCCGATTTCCGCGAGCGGGTAGCAGGTGGCCTTCGTGGCCTCACAGGGCTTGAACGGGAGGAACTGAGAAAGCGAGGCTGGGCTATGGGCTGGTGGCTTATGCGCGGTGCATTCTATGAGAACATTACCAA GTCGTGGCTAAAGGGGTTGACCAGCAAGATGAAAGGTAAACCACTGCTTGATCTGGTGGGTAGCGTCATCGAAGATTATGAATACTTGTGGGAGAACTTCTATTTCTCTACTGCAACGCTGTGA
- a CDS encoding tubulin-folding cofactor B, with translation MAFQPPPTDVSVIVTTPGTATGSEPRFLTERRVTPTWTVLQLKSKLETMTGIPTNCQRLLLKAPGRADQCVDGDDSIIGNWGLTKGCEIEVHDTRPQAARPNFNDLSSVEKYVLPSATYESLPNSVLAWKKTQKLGRFDPKALSPKESMQKQAEKDTEDVRVRGIAVSRRAIILPSSPPHVRRGTIRYVGPVPTIPFPGVDVTSEETSDLGPQPIWVGIELDEPTGKNDGSVGGRRYFTCPNKTGVFVKPEKVEVGDFPPLDLFDDLDDEMEEI, from the exons ATGGCATTCCAACCCCCGCCGACAGATGTCTCTGTCATCGTCACCACGCCTGGTACAGCAACTGGTTCCGAACCGCGCTTCCTGACAGAGCGTCGAGTCACTCCGACATGGACTGTCCTGCAGCTGAAATCTAAGTTGGAGACGATGACTGGCATCCCCACGAACTGTCAACGTCTACTACTGAAGGCACCCGGGCGTGCTGATCAGTGTGTAGATGGAGATGACAGTATCATCGGCAACTGGGGTCTAACGAAGGGCTGCGAGATTGAG GTTCACGATACTCGCCCTCAAGCCGCACGGCCCAATTTCAATGATTTGTCCTCTGTGGAGAAATATGTCCTTCCCTCAGCCACGTATGAGTCACTTCCAAACTCGGTTCTAGCCTGGAAAAAAACCCAGAAACTCGGCAGGTTCGACCCCAAGGCCCTGTCACCGAAGGAGTcgatgcagaagcaggcaGAGAAAGATACCGAGGATGTTCGCGTTCGGG GCATCGCCGTCTCCCGACGTGCTATTATCCTTCCGTCATCGCCTCCACACGTTAGGCGAGGCACAATACGCTATGTTGGGCCTGTGCCTACGATACCTTTCCCTGGAGTGGACGTCACATCTGAAGAAACTTCCGACCTTGGTCCCCAACCTATCTGGGTAGGAATTGAACTCGACGAGCCTACCGGAAAGAACGACGGTAGCGTAGGTGGCAGACGCTATTTTACTTGTCCTAACAAAACGGGCGTCTTTGTGAAGCCCGAAAAGGTGGAAGTCGGAGACTTTCCCCCATTAGACTTGTTTGATGACCTGGACGACGAGATGGAGGAAATATGA
- a CDS encoding MYB DNA-binding domain protein: MIALQNQAFYPPAKVDISLLLKPQDEEEAGPVTTTSAFPSRTLPPASMGQAMPVAASTPLSSAPPLTAKIPASVPAKRLQPAHTAESPAKKQSKWSPEEDALIIELRGSGMKWEDISKRLPGRSAISCRLHYQNYLERRSEWDEDKKNKLARLYERRDGHSMESRGGYALATRGARNGTPSWRSPIFVIEFSHRSASDQSSQGQYIVISPKKRICITYYSSAATSVS, translated from the exons ATGATTGCGTTACAAAACCAGGCTTTCTACCCTCCTGCCAAAGTGGATATCTCACTGCTTCTGAAGCCccaagatgaggaggaagccgGCCCGGTGACTACTACGTCCGCCTTCCCTTCGAGGACCCTCCCTCCAGCTTCCATGGGCCAAGCGATGCCTGTCGCAGCCTCGACGCCTTTGTCATCTGCGCCGCCTCTTACAGCGAAAATCCCAGCATCCGTCCCTGCCAAGCGTCTGCAGCCAGCCCATACAGCCGAGTCCCCGGCCAAGAAGCAATCGAAGTGGTCCcccgaagaagatgcacTCATCATAGAGCTGCGGGGTAGTGGCATGAAGTGGGAGGACATCAGTAAACGGCTCCCGGGCCGAAGCGCTATCAGCTGCCGTCTGCACTATCAGAATTACTTGGAGCGCCGAAGCGAGTGGgacgaggacaagaagaacaaactTGCAAGGCTATACGAGAG AAGAGATGGCCATTCCATGGAGAGCCGCGGAGGCTATGCATTGGCAACTAGGGGAGCAAGAAATGGCACGCCGAGCTGGCGTAGTCCCATTTTCGTTATCGAGTTCAGCCATAGATCCGCCAGCGACCAGAGCTCGCAGGGTCAGTACATCGTTATCTCGCCCAAGAAAAGGATCTGCATCACGTACTATTCCTCCGCCGCAACTTCCGTCAGTTGA
- a CDS encoding ribonuclease H2 catalytic subunit RNH201 translates to MGESGLSVAGTPDAWTSAGSFIPPSIDRARLLSGESYAYYSPFPLASTGRSSQVTGDNHTITADFSTPSTSSSPSYFVLGVDEAGRGPVLGPMVYSAFYIPHTLHHSLLARDYSFNDSKVLTPGVRANLMRLLCTAGNPLHASCGWATKVLSARDISAGMMRPTSGAYNLNAQAMDATVEIIRGIVEERRVDIREVYIDTIGNPATYQQKLERIFPTLKITVAKKADALYPCVSAASVVAKVTRDMALEFCHEAVYGLQRYEAPSMEVATDSWGSGYPSDSKCVSWLRNHMDPIFGWGNECRFSWGTAKEMLELKGGTRVDWPVEEEGAAPIKAFLLTTARNAKRTEQDELREWFGRRSTEVL, encoded by the coding sequence ATGGGAGAATCCGGCTTGAGTGTCGCCGGTACTCCAGATGCATGGACCTCCGCGGGCTCTTTCATCCCTCCCAGTATAGATCGCGCTCGACTGCTATCTGGAGAGTCCTACGCTTACTattctccatttcctctcGCAAGTACAGGAAGGTCTTCGCAGGTCACTGGTGACAATCATACAATCACAGCAGATTTTTCCACGCCATCCACATCCTCGTCACCAAGCTATTTTGTACTGGGTGTCGACGAAGCGGGACGTGGTCCAGTTTTGGGCCCCATGGTATACAGTGCCTTTTATATTCCGCATACTCTCCATCACTCCCTCCTGGCTCGCGACTATAGCTTCAACGATAGTAAAGTTCTCACTCCTGGTGTGCGCGCGAACTTGATGCGGCTGCTCTGCACCGCTGGAAATCCTCTCCATGCATCATGTGGGTGGGCGACCAAGGTCTTATCTGCGCGAGATATCTCTGCAGGCATGATGCGGCCTACATCTGGTGCATATAATTTGAACGCACAGGCGATGGATGCCACTGTTGAAATAATACGCGGCATTGTGGAGGAGCGCAGAGTAGACATTAGAGAGGTCTACATTGACACAATCGGGAATCCAGCGACCTATCAACAGAAACTGGAACGTATTTTCCCTACATTGAAGATCACAGTCGCGAAGAAAGCCGACGCTCTATACCCTTGCGTAAGCGCTGCAAGTGTGGTCGCCAAAGTCACGAGAGACATGGCACTGGAGTTCTGTCACGAAGCCGTATACGGACTACAGCGATATGAAGCGCCATCGATGGAGGTGGCCACAGACAGCTGGGGAAGCGGGTATCCCTCAGATTCCAAGTGCGTCAGCTGGCTCAGAAACCATATGGACCCCATTTTCGGATGGGGCAACGAGTGCCGATTTAGCTGGGGAACTGCAAAAGAAATGCTTGAACTCAAGGGAGGAACTAGAGTCGATTGGCCGGTCGAAGAGGAGGGCGCTGCACCGATCAAAGCCTTTCTACTTACCACCGCAAGAAATGCAAAGAGAACTGAACAGGATGAGTTGCGGGAATGGTTTGGTCGCCGATCAACGGAGGTTCTTTGA